GGTTCGCCCGTGCATTATGCCGCCGCCAGCGGGGCCATGACCAGCTTCATGGACCGGACGTTCTTTTCATCCATGCTGTCTGGGCGCTCGGTCTTCCGCCTCAAGCCCGGTGCGGCCGTTGTGTCCGCCAGGCGCTCCGGCACAACGGCTGCCCTCGATCAACTCAACAAATACATGACCTGGGGCGAGATGCCGGTCGTTTCGTCGCGGTACTGGAACATGGTCCACGGCAATACGCCGGACGAGGTGCGCCAGGATCTGGAAGGTTTGCAGGTCATGCGCGCTCTGGGCCGCAACATGGCTTGGCTGCTGCAATGCAAGGAAGCGGGTTTGAAGGCGGGGATTGCCTTGCCCGATCCGGAAAAGCGGGTCGCGACCAATTTCATTCGGTAAATGCATGTGCCAGCCTATCGGAGTCCGCACCCATGTCCTGATCTCACGGTCGACCATTTGTTGGATATTCGCGGTGAGCGCACTGCTTGCAATGTTCTTTTTGGAAAATGGTGTCACCATGGCTGCCGAACCCGATGTCAATCGGCTTGAATTCCAACATTTGACGCTACGGGACCGTGTCCGCGACATTGCGCGACATCCGGCCTTTCGCGGATTTGGCCCTCTGCTGCTGCCGTGGGACGACAATTCGGCATACCTGGATACGCCGCTGGCTAACGTCGGTTTGCTCATGCCGTACCATGGGCATGTGCGACCGGATGTGGTTGTTCGTGCTCTGAATCGTATGATTGATGATGTCGCCGCAGGTCTGCCCGTATTTCATGACTTTTATGACGAGCAGCAGAAGCAGGAGGACCCTGGCAAACGGCTGACCGGTCTGTTTTTCTTGCGGGGCAAGCAGGGTGCGCCTTTTGCCGTGGTCTGTCCGGGCGGCGGATTTTCTTATGTCGGCTCCCTGCATGAGGGTTTTCCCCTCGCCGTGGAACTGAGCGCCAGAGGATACAACGCCTTTGTCCTCAGATACCGGGTGGGGAGCGAACTGCTGGCCACGGAAGATCTGGCGGCCGCGCTTGCGTATGTCACGGACCATGCCGGCCCGCTTGGCGTCGGGGTCGGCGGATATTCGCTGTGGGGCGGATCGGCCGGAGCGCGGATGGTCGGCAATATCGCCCAGCATGGAGCTGCCAGGTTCGGAGGCGTCGGAGTCCCTGCCCCTGGAACCGTTGTCATCGCCTACACAGGACAGTCCGGCATTTCATCCACCTATCCCCCGACGTTCATGACCGTCAGCAGTGACGATCGGATCGTCAGCGAATCGGTCATGGACCGTCGCGCCGAGGGACTCCGAAGGGCCGGGGTTCCGGTCGAGTACAGAAAATACACCACTGCAGGTCACGGATTCGGCACTGGTATCGGTACGGATGCCGAGGGCTGGATAGGGCATGCGATCCGGTTCTGGGAGAAGCACATCTCCATCGGCGCTCCCTGACCCGTTTCTTGTTGCAAACTCCGTACGACAAAGGCCTGACTACCCGAAAGAATAGTCAGGCCTTTGTCATTGGAAGCTTGAAGAACGACAAACAATCCGGAGTCGCGTTGGCATAATCCACCGAGGATTGCGCGTGCGTTCAGGCCTGTCCCATTTGCTGCAAGCTCTTGATGTCGCGCAGGGGCGGGGTTCCGAACTGGCGCTTATACTCGCGACTGAACTGCGACAGGCTTTCATAGCCAACAGACAGCGCCGCACGCGTCACATCCTGCTTTTCGGCCAGCATGAGCCGCCGCGCTTCGTGCAGCCGGAGCCACTTCTGGAACTGGAGCGGGCTCATCGTCGTCAGGGTCCGGAAATGATGATGAAAGGTCGACACGCTCATGCCCGACTGTCGGGCCAATTTTTCCACCTTGAGTTGTTGCGAGTAATTGCCCCGGAGCCAGCCGATGGCCTCGGCGATCTGATGGCCGTGGCTGCCTTCCGTGGCGATCTGGCGCAGGCGTGCGCCCTGGTCGCCGGTCAGCAGGTAATAGAGGATTTCCTTCTGGATCAGCGGCAGCAGAATGGGGATGCCTGCCGGCTGGTCGAGCAGGCTGATCATCCGCTGGAAGGCGTTCAGGAGCGTCGTGCTGACCGGGCTGATGGCCATGCCCCGATCAACTGGCGGCGCCTGCGGAACAGGCAGGGCGCTGTCGGCCATGAGTTGGGCGGCCACGGACAGGTCCAGCCTGTAAACCAGTCCAAGCAGGGGTGCTTCGGGGCTGGCCTCGATGACATTGCCCATCACGGGCACGCCCACGGACGTGATCAGGTAGTGATTGGCGTCGTACTGATAGGCTTCCTCTCCCAGACAGATGCGCTTGGTGCCCTGGGCAACCAGGCAGATGCTTGGTTCGTGCAGATAGCTCATGGGTTCCGTGGGCGCTTCGTACCTGCGCAACAGCAAACCCGGTATGCTGGTCTCCAGCCGGTCCTGCTTTTTCGTCCAGCGGGCGATCAGCGCAGCCAGCGCCGCGCGCGCCGCGTCCAGTTCCATCTCTGATGCCATCTGATTGTGTTCGTTCATACGCGACTCCTTGTTGCAGTCCATGTATCAGGGTCGCTCGACAAAACAACATGGTCGCCAAGCTTTTCGGAGGATCGTGCAAAAAATTGCGAGGATCTGTCTATCCGAAACGTACCCAGAGAGTAGACCGGACATGAAGGCTTGGTCTGTCGCTGCGGTGTCGGCGGCAGGACTGAGCCGGAAAAACACCATGCAGCATTTCGCAGGAGAACCATATGGATACCATTATTCTGAACAACGGCGTGGAGATGCCCATCCTGGGCTTTGGCGTCTTCCAGATCGCCGATCCGGCCCAATGCGAACAATGCGTCGCCCAGGCACTCGAAACAGGCTACCGCCTCATCGACACGGCCGCGTCCTATCAGAACGAGGAGTCCGTGGGCCGGGCGCTCAGTCAGAGCGGCATTCCACGTCAAGATCTCTTCATCACCACCAAGCTCTGGCTGGAAGACGCCGGATACGAAAAGACCCAAAAAGCCTTCGACAAATCCTTGGCCAAGCTGCGGCTCGATTATCTGGATCTGTACCTGATCCATCAGCCCTATGGCGACGTGTACGGCGCGTGGCGGGCCATGGAGGAACTGTACAGGGATGGGCGGGTCCGAGCCATCGGCGTCAGCAATTTTTATCCGGACCGCGTCCTTGATCTGATCCTGCACAACGAGATTGCGCCCGCCATCAACCAGATCGAGACGCACCCGTTCTGCCAGCAGGTTGCGACGCAGCGGTTCCTGAAGGACAACAACGTCCAGATCGAGTCCTGGGGGCCGTTTGCGGAAGGTCGGAACAATCTCTTCGGCAATGAGGTTCTGCAAAACATTGCTGCGAAGCACGGCAGGACCGTGGCCCAGGTCGTGCTGCGCTGGCTCACCCAGCGCGGAATCATCGCCATTCCCAAATCCGTCCGGCCCGATCGCATGGCCGAAAACTTCGCGATATTCGATTTTTCGCTGACCCTGGAGGATATGGCGGAAATCGGCAAGCTGGACATGGGCGTCAGCAGTTTCTTCGACCATCGCGATCCCGAAATCGTCAGGTGGCTGGGAACGAGAAAGCTTGAGCTCTGATCCACGTGTCGAGTTCGGTGATCTTGACCGCCAATAAGGAGAATATTCATGCACTCTATGCTGACGAAATGTGCGTCCCTTGCCTCGCTGCTGGTTTTGGTTGTTTTCGCATCCGCTGCGTTCGCCGCCGAATCAGACGGCCAAATCACTATCACGCGAAGGGGCTCTCAAGCCACTAAACCCGTAACCGGCCAGCACCATGCCGGTGCGGTACGCATTGAGCAAAGCTTCACGGCAAGCCCACTGGCGCGTCTGGTCGGCGAGCAGTTCACCTTTGAGCCGGGGGCGCGGTCGGCCTGGCACTCAAGCCCCATGGGGCAGATCCTGCTCATCACTTCCGGAAAAATGATCGTTCAGGAAGAAAACGGCCCCCTCGAAGAGGCGTTTTCGGGCGACGTGGTGATTTTTCCGCCCAAAGTGAAGGGCTGGTTCGGGGCATCTCCCGATACAGCCGCGTCCGTCTTGGTGATGGCCGAAGCCGTGGACGGCGGCACCGCGACCTGGTTTGAACACGTGAGTGACAGTCAGTACCAGAGCGGTTCTTCAGACAAAAAATCCATGAATCTGACGATCTCGCGCGCCGGCTCCTTGCCTTCCGGCAAGGCCGATCCGGCTCATTTTACCGGGATCGCCCGGACGGATTATCTGTTTTCTCCCAAAGACGGTTCACAAGCCTATGGCGCGGTGGTCACATTTGAGCCGTGCTCGCGGACCGACTGGCACAGCCACCCCATGGGCCAGACTCTGATTGTCACTGCCGGCCGTGGCTATGTGCAGCGCCTGGGCGGGCCGCTGCATGAACTCAGGCAGGGCGATATCGCCTGGACACCGGCCGATGTCGTGCATTGGCATGGCGCGGCCCCGGATACCGCCATGGCGCATATCGCGCTCTCCGAGCGGGTTGAAGGCAAGTCCGTGGCATGGGGCGCGAAAGTAACCGACGAGGAGTATGGGGCGGTCAACCCGAATGAAGTGCCGCATAAATTGCAGAAAATCGCGCTAATCGCGGCGTTTACGGCCAGTGGCGACATGGACCGTCTGAAGACGGTGCTGGTCGAAGGGCTGGAGGCGGGCCTCACCGTGAATCAGGTCAAGGAAGTCCTGATCCATACCTATGCTTATGCGGGCTTTCCCCGCGCCCTGAACGGGATCAACGCCTTCATCGGCGTCATGGAAGAACGTGAAAAACAGGGCATCAAGGATGTGCACGGCCCGGAAGCAAGCAAGATTGCCACGGACAAGAGCAGGTATGAATACGGCCACGATGTCCTGGCGAAGCTGCGCAACCCATCGTTCGTGCCCGGCCCGGCAGGCTCCCTGAAAAGACCGGCATCGCGGCCCGGATACGAGACGTTTACCCCGACCATCGAAGTCTTTCTGAAAGAGCATCTTTTCGCGGATATCTTCATGCGCGACGTGCTTGATTACCAATGCCGCGAAATAGCGACCGTCGGAGTATTGAGCAATTTGCCGGGCACGAACGCCCAGCTCCGCTCCCACATCGGCCTCGCCTTGGTGCAAGGCTTTACCGAGCAGCAAATGAAACATCTTTTTGCTGTCCTGGGAACGTATCTTGGCAAGGAACGGGAAGATAACGCCCTGTCGGTTCTTCAGCAGGTGACGGAGGAGCGGAAGAAGTAGCGCAAAATGAAGCCTGCAAAAAGTCATGTAAGAGTATCAAGCTCGAAGCCGAAGTTATAGTAATCAATAAAGTTATTAAAATAAGGAGAATAAGTATGTTTATATTTAAAGTCATGATGGGGTTGGTGGTGGCCATTGTTGTTTCCGCAGGAGGAGTAATGGCGGCCGACTATAAAAAGAACCCTTTCACTTTGGTCTATGACGGCGCGGTTACGGAAAATGTGAAAGGCGCTGTGAACATGAATCAGGTCACGTATAAACTGAATGGTATCGATATTTCGGCCAACGTGTATACGCCTGCGAGCTATGACCCGAGTAAGACATATCCTGCCGTGGTCGTGGCTCATCCCAATGGCGGCGTGAAAGAGCAGGTCGCCGGCCTGTATGCCCAGCGTCTGGCGGAAAAAGGCTACATCGCCATTGCCGCCGATGCCGCGTATCAAGGCGCGAGCGGCGGCACGCCGCGCAGTGTGGACAAGCCGGCCAATCGTATCGAGGACATTCATGGCATGGCGGATTTCATCAGTCGCTACGCCGGAGTCGATGCCGATCGTTTGGGCCTGCTGGGCATCTGCGGCGGTGGCGGCTATTCCTTGAAAGCGGCCCAAACCGACAAACGTTTCAAAGCAGTCGCCACTTTGAGCATGTTCAATTCCGGTCTGGTGAGACGCAACGGCTACATGGACTCGCAAGTGCCCACCATTCAGGAACGTTTACAGCAGGCCTCGGACGCCCGTGCACAAGAAGCGGCCGGCGGCGAGATCATCTATGCGGCTGATGCCAAACTGACCGATGAGCAAATCGCCAAGTTGCCGTTCGATCTGTACCGCCAGGGCTTCGAATACTACGGCAAGACCCACGCCCACCCGAATTCGACGTTCAGGTACACGATGAGCAGCCTGCTGGCGCTGATGAATTTTGACGCCGCCAGCAACATGGACCTCATCAACCAGCCTTTTCTGATGATCGCAGGCAGCAAGGCCGACTCGCTGTACATGACCCAGGATGCCTTTCAAAAGGCCGTCAATGCGAAGAATAAAGAATTGTTTCTGATCGACGGCGCGACTCACATCGAAACCTATTGGAAGCCCCAGTATGTGGACCAGGCCATGGGCAAATTGGCCCAGTTCTTCGGTGATACGCTCAAGTAAGGAGGCAAACGATGAGTATGAAATTGAAAAAATTGATGCTTGCGCTCACGCTGACTTTCGTCGGCGCGAGCCTCGTGGCCTGCGCAACCGCCGAACGCGGCGTCAAGCCCACGCCAATGGCCATCCAGGAGCAGGGGAGTTTTGCGGTAGGCGGGAGCGTCGTCACCGTACCCGGCGCATACGCTCTCAATTCCCGCGCCCCTGAAGGCCAGACCTATCACGGCGATCATGCCTACGTGTTCTATCAGGTGCCAAAGAACGCCCGCAAACTGCCCCTCGTGCTCTGGCACGGCTTCGGGCAGTTCTCCAAGACCTGGGAAAGCACGCCGGACGGACGTGAAGGCTATCAGAACCTGTTCCTGCGCCGGGATTACAGCGTGTACGTCATCGACCAGCCTCGACGCGGTAACGCCGGGCGCGGCACGGTGGGGGCGACCATCACTCCGACCCCGGACGAGCAGTTCTGGTTCAACATGTTCCGGGTCGGCGCATGGCCGGATTTCTATCCCGGCGTGCAGTTCTCCAAGGAACCCGAGGCCCTGAACCAGTATTTCAGACAGATGACGCCCGACAACGGACCCATCGACATCGGCGTCAATTCGGCCGCCGTTGTCGCCTTGTTCGACAAGGTCGGCCCCGGCGTCCTCGTCACCCATTCGCACAGCGGCGGCATGGGCTGGGACGCGGTCATGAAGAGCGACAAGATCAGGGGCGTGGCCTCGTATGAACCGGGCAGCAACTTCGTGTTCCCCGAAGGCGAGGCGCCCGCGCCGGTCACGAGCAAGTTCGGTGACCTGAAGGCCGTGAGCGTGCCCCTGGCGGATTTCATGAAGCTGACCCGTATTCCGATCATCATCTACTACGGGGACAATATCCCGAGCGAGCCTTCAGAAGATCTCGGCCGGGACCAGTGGCGGATTCGCCTGGAAATGGCGCGAAAATGGGCCGACGCCGTCAACCGTCATGGCGGCGACGTCACAGTGGTGCACCTCCCCGAGGTCGGCGTCCATGGCAACACGCACTTCCCGTTTTCCGATCTGAACAACGTGGCGGTCGCAGACCTGCTGTCAGCCTGGCTGAAGGAAAAACGACTCGACTAAGTTCCAAATATCGAATGGACGATGGCCCAGATGCCTCGTCACATGATGAAGGCTTGAGATTCCCCGTCTCAAGCCTTTTTTTACCCTGGACCCTCTTCCGGGCTGAATCGACGCTCCTTTTGCACCCTTTGAAATACGGCGATAGTCTTCATTTTCGGACCTTCAGGCAAGAATTCGCGAGGATTGGTCTACCGCTTTGGAATCCGGAATGCGTACAGATGTTCAAAACGAAAGGCGGGCGGCCCCGTCCGCTTGAATCTCCATCACCACGGCATCTTCTCTGGAGAAGGGATCATGAACACTATGTCCGCAACAGCAAAACCATCGAACAAGGCGTATGTCCTGCTGGTCATCGTCTGCAGCTATCTACTGATCGTCCTCGATATATCCATCGTCATCGCCGCGCTGCCCAGGATGCAGCTTGACCTCGGTTTCACGGCCACTGGCCTGTCCTGGGTACAGAATGCCTATATTCTGGCCTTTGGGGGCCTGATGCTTCTCGGAGCTCGCGCCGGAGACATGCTTGGTCGGCGGCGCATGTTCATCATTGGGCTGATTCTTTTCACGCTGGCGTCTCTGGCTATAGGCCTCGCGCACTCGGCAGAGATGTTGATCGTGTTTCGCGCCATTCAGGGCGTCGGGGCCGCGATTCTGGCGCCCTCCACCTTGGCGTTGCTGACAACCAATTTCGCGGCAGGTTCTGAGCGGACCCGCGCCGTGGCCATGTACGGAGCCGTGGCCGGCATGGGATCCAGCGTCGGCTTGGTCATGGGCGGTGTCCTCACGGACTGGCTGTCCTGGCGAGTCGGTTTTCTGATCAACGTGCCTCTGGGCATCGCCCTGATGATCGGGGCCTGGCGGTGGATCCCCGAGTCCGAACGCAGGTCCGGCAGCTTCGACATCATCGGCGCCCTGACTTCGACCCTGGGCATGACCGCCCTGGTGTTCGGCATCGTACGTTCGGCCCGTGTCGGCTGGGCCGATTCCCTGACCCTGGCGATGGTCATGGGCGGCGTGGCGTTCTTGATCGCACTCGTGATCAACGAGACCAAAGTGGCGCAGCCGATTATGCCCCTGCGCCTGTTCGCACATCATGAGCGCTTGGGCGCGTATCTGGGCCGGTTCCTGTTTCTCGGCGCCATGGTCGGATTCTGGTTCTTCACCGCCCAGTTCCTGCAGCGCGTGCTTGGCTTCAGCGCGTCCGAAGCCGGACTTGCCTTTCTGCCGGTGACCGTCCCTAATTTCATCAGCGCCCTGTCCGTTCCCCGCATGACCCGCCGATTCGGCAATGCCGGGCTCATGATCGGCGGGCTGCTTGTTTCGCTGCTGGGCATGTTCTGGCTGAGCCGGGTCGGGGTAGGGGGCTCTTACCTGACGGGTGTGGCCCTGCCCATGGTCCTGATCGGCATAGGTCAGGGATGCACGCTCAGCCCGCTGACCGTTTCCGGTGTGGCCGACGTGTCCGGAGAGGATGCCGGAGCGGCTTCGGGGCTGGTCAATGTCGCCCATCAGCTGGGAGGCTCCATGGGTCTGGCCGTGCAGGTCGTGCTTTTCGCGGCTGCCGGGGGTGCGGCAGGATCGCCCCAAGCCCTGGTTCACGGTATTTCTGCTGCGTTGACTGGCAGTTCGGCCATGCTCGCCCTGGCCCTGGCCCTGGTCTGGCTTCTCGTCATTCGTCCACGTTTCACGCCGGTCAATGTCCCGATCTGCAATCAATAACCGTAAGGAGATTATGCCATGAAAAAAGACATCGATATATTGGAACGTCCCCTGTCCCGTCGGGAAATGCTGCGCCGCACCGCAGGGGGACTTGCGGGAGGAATGCTGGCCGGACTGGCCGCCCCGTTGTTCGCGAGCGGGACGCTGTTCGCCGCTCCGGTCGATGCCAGGAAGTTTTTGACAGTCTTCTATTCTCGCAGCGGCAACACCCAGATCATGGCCGGCTTCGTTCAGAAAGCGGTCGGCGGCGATCTGGTCAGGATCGGGACGGTCCACCCCTATCCCGAAGCATACCGGGCCACCACCCGTCAGGCCAGGGAGGAACTGGATTCCGGTTTCAAGCCGCCGATCACGACAAAAATCGCCAATCTGGCATCGTATGACGTCGTATTCATCGGGTCGCCGTGCTGGTGGGCAACCATCGCCCCTCCGGTCATCACTTTCCTTACCGAAAACGACCTTGCCGGAAAGACCGTGGTCCCGTTCATGACCCACAAGGGCAGCGGGCTGGG
The window above is part of the Deltaproteobacteria bacterium HGW-Deltaproteobacteria-18 genome. Proteins encoded here:
- a CDS encoding 2,5-diketo-D-gluconic acid reductase encodes the protein MDTIILNNGVEMPILGFGVFQIADPAQCEQCVAQALETGYRLIDTAASYQNEESVGRALSQSGIPRQDLFITTKLWLEDAGYEKTQKAFDKSLAKLRLDYLDLYLIHQPYGDVYGAWRAMEELYRDGRVRAIGVSNFYPDRVLDLILHNEIAPAINQIETHPFCQQVATQRFLKDNNVQIESWGPFAEGRNNLFGNEVLQNIAAKHGRTVAQVVLRWLTQRGIIAIPKSVRPDRMAENFAIFDFSLTLEDMAEIGKLDMGVSSFFDHRDPEIVRWLGTRKLEL
- a CDS encoding MFS transporter, with amino-acid sequence MSATAKPSNKAYVLLVIVCSYLLIVLDISIVIAALPRMQLDLGFTATGLSWVQNAYILAFGGLMLLGARAGDMLGRRRMFIIGLILFTLASLAIGLAHSAEMLIVFRAIQGVGAAILAPSTLALLTTNFAAGSERTRAVAMYGAVAGMGSSVGLVMGGVLTDWLSWRVGFLINVPLGIALMIGAWRWIPESERRSGSFDIIGALTSTLGMTALVFGIVRSARVGWADSLTLAMVMGGVAFLIALVINETKVAQPIMPLRLFAHHERLGAYLGRFLFLGAMVGFWFFTAQFLQRVLGFSASEAGLAFLPVTVPNFISALSVPRMTRRFGNAGLMIGGLLVSLLGMFWLSRVGVGGSYLTGVALPMVLIGIGQGCTLSPLTVSGVADVSGEDAGAASGLVNVAHQLGGSMGLAVQVVLFAAAGGAAGSPQALVHGISAALTGSSAMLALALALVWLLVIRPRFTPVNVPICNQ
- a CDS encoding flavodoxin encodes the protein MKKDIDILERPLSRREMLRRTAGGLAGGMLAGLAAPLFASGTLFAAPVDARKFLTVFYSRSGNTQIMAGFVQKAVGGDLVRIGTVHPYPEAYRATTRQAREELDSGFKPPITTKIANLASYDVVFIGSPCWWATIAPPVITFLTENDLAGKTVVPFMTHKGSGLGRTQPHVESLCPNSKVLKGLAIWGDDISSSKNDVTGWLRDIALVS
- a CDS encoding alpha/beta hydrolase, with translation MLALTLTFVGASLVACATAERGVKPTPMAIQEQGSFAVGGSVVTVPGAYALNSRAPEGQTYHGDHAYVFYQVPKNARKLPLVLWHGFGQFSKTWESTPDGREGYQNLFLRRDYSVYVIDQPRRGNAGRGTVGATITPTPDEQFWFNMFRVGAWPDFYPGVQFSKEPEALNQYFRQMTPDNGPIDIGVNSAAVVALFDKVGPGVLVTHSHSGGMGWDAVMKSDKIRGVASYEPGSNFVFPEGEAPAPVTSKFGDLKAVSVPLADFMKLTRIPIIIYYGDNIPSEPSEDLGRDQWRIRLEMARKWADAVNRHGGDVTVVHLPEVGVHGNTHFPFSDLNNVAVADLLSAWLKEKRLD
- a CDS encoding flavodoxin family protein, producing the protein MHVILVNGSPHPHGCTYTALEAVASTLREGGIETIFFQVGTKPLAGCIDCRSCAKTGRCVFDDKVNEFVELAEQADGFVFGSPVHYAAASGAMTSFMDRTFFSSMLSGRSVFRLKPGAAVVSARRSGTTAALDQLNKYMTWGEMPVVSSRYWNMVHGNTPDEVRQDLEGLQVMRALGRNMAWLLQCKEAGLKAGIALPDPEKRVATNFIR
- a CDS encoding alpha/beta hydrolase, encoding MAAEPDVNRLEFQHLTLRDRVRDIARHPAFRGFGPLLLPWDDNSAYLDTPLANVGLLMPYHGHVRPDVVVRALNRMIDDVAAGLPVFHDFYDEQQKQEDPGKRLTGLFFLRGKQGAPFAVVCPGGGFSYVGSLHEGFPLAVELSARGYNAFVLRYRVGSELLATEDLAAALAYVTDHAGPLGVGVGGYSLWGGSAGARMVGNIAQHGAARFGGVGVPAPGTVVIAYTGQSGISSTYPPTFMTVSSDDRIVSESVMDRRAEGLRRAGVPVEYRKYTTAGHGFGTGIGTDAEGWIGHAIRFWEKHISIGAP
- a CDS encoding alpha/beta hydrolase yields the protein MFIFKVMMGLVVAIVVSAGGVMAADYKKNPFTLVYDGAVTENVKGAVNMNQVTYKLNGIDISANVYTPASYDPSKTYPAVVVAHPNGGVKEQVAGLYAQRLAEKGYIAIAADAAYQGASGGTPRSVDKPANRIEDIHGMADFISRYAGVDADRLGLLGICGGGGYSLKAAQTDKRFKAVATLSMFNSGLVRRNGYMDSQVPTIQERLQQASDARAQEAAGGEIIYAADAKLTDEQIAKLPFDLYRQGFEYYGKTHAHPNSTFRYTMSSLLALMNFDAASNMDLINQPFLMIAGSKADSLYMTQDAFQKAVNAKNKELFLIDGATHIETYWKPQYVDQAMGKLAQFFGDTLK
- a CDS encoding AraC family transcriptional regulator, producing MNEHNQMASEMELDAARAALAALIARWTKKQDRLETSIPGLLLRRYEAPTEPMSYLHEPSICLVAQGTKRICLGEEAYQYDANHYLITSVGVPVMGNVIEASPEAPLLGLVYRLDLSVAAQLMADSALPVPQAPPVDRGMAISPVSTTLLNAFQRMISLLDQPAGIPILLPLIQKEILYYLLTGDQGARLRQIATEGSHGHQIAEAIGWLRGNYSQQLKVEKLARQSGMSVSTFHHHFRTLTTMSPLQFQKWLRLHEARRLMLAEKQDVTRAALSVGYESLSQFSREYKRQFGTPPLRDIKSLQQMGQA